One part of the Candidatus Neomarinimicrobiota bacterium genome encodes these proteins:
- a CDS encoding DUF4416 family protein codes for MKHLSKPPSALLFTAITYPPEQKYIQSWKLILDKLIKSDWNLVGPLPFSNITSYYEEEMGKDLDKIYAVCLKPVSLENAAGFKLKSNLIEDDYRVDGKRTFNIDPGFLTHFNFSLLTTKGYAHRLYLGQGIWSELTLIYQDKHYHPLPWTYPDFKNPRIIEFLEQERKRFKRLNV; via the coding sequence ATGAAACACTTATCCAAACCGCCGTCTGCTCTGCTCTTTACGGCGATTACCTACCCACCGGAGCAAAAATATATCCAATCGTGGAAGCTTATCCTTGATAAACTGATTAAATCGGATTGGAATCTGGTGGGCCCTTTGCCATTCAGTAACATTACCAGCTATTACGAGGAAGAAATGGGTAAAGACCTGGATAAAATATATGCCGTTTGCCTGAAACCCGTTTCTCTGGAAAATGCCGCCGGATTTAAACTAAAATCCAATCTGATAGAAGATGATTACCGGGTTGACGGCAAGCGGACATTCAATATTGATCCCGGTTTTCTCACACATTTCAACTTCAGCCTGCTCACGACCAAAGGGTATGCCCACAGGCTCTATCTGGGACAAGGCATCTGGTCCGAACTCACCCTCATCTATCAGGACAAACACTATCATCCTTTGCCATGGACCTATCCGGACTTTAAAAATCCCCGTATTATTGAATTTTTAGAACAAGAGAGAAAAAGATTTAAACGTTTAAACGTTTAG